A window of the Tachysurus fulvidraco isolate hzauxx_2018 chromosome 6, HZAU_PFXX_2.0, whole genome shotgun sequence genome harbors these coding sequences:
- the LOC113640990 gene encoding target of Nesh-SH3 isoform X1, whose product MSGFLLLLILSEVLLPNLTCAYRVRRQTTKVRISAIGDTIILKFLQPDTDTRLEGYILGYGSSLFSKQLIQLPEDGEPYETELDAEPKYLVVVQPVKGEEKKKECTGKESLEKPLHLVIGSVTETSVMLSWGTLLNTLSTETNPDDCIEDGQYTVRYREKEPKKTWNFQTCPTRDTIIDQLKPETPYEFGVRAESRNITGAWSPPVIHNTAARDPDIYTPLKPENILKPKKPITESPPTFSPIVPVSQSKPASLLKHPEPPPTQRATPAKDLVFPKPLKPEKPLGPKINLTNAKPVTEIPQTFSPSVLVLHSVTQSRSASLLSSSEPPPTQRVTQDIHKPRKPEIYLSPEKPITESLQTFSPSLPVVTQSRPTSVLRQPGPPPTQRVMQVLPNVTERRPSLLLRHTAPPPIPRVTLGAGSDGIRTSRPSEDSLFLTQNFTSSYTSMINIGNTNTLETNHSTKSSLLSTTLQSLHSTQTTLITSKTLFNTPKSQTDRIKTVSSTSKAKLNATQKIKTQLHNKIHPQPEASTTTFSTTTQTTHNMDKYPISTDHPKTRSPQPYTIQPTTSITQHNTAKDQLKITQNKFTTLEPITSQSQLDITHPKAIATQSPPHTIRPQFITIQSQSHKTHLKPTASQSPPQTIQPQSITTQSHKTDPKPTASQSPPQTIQPQSITTQSHKTDPKPTASQSPPQTIQPQSITTQSHKTDPTPTASQSPPQTIQPQSITTQSHKTDPKPTTSQSPPLSTKPQTNTVKDYPKTGQPQPITILSQPLSAQTQSIAISAHPRSLLNATQIPNSTLIHYPGTTTQTQAPKTQFQPHPIQPQPDRILPKYKKPHVITTEYTTKSQTKTMRPRLTTTQTKPKKKQQKSRPHQYRTAQPQTTTTQSSTAKSQANVRSHQQHNYIINPKSTHEPNTHHQFSTTLETTTTTTLSTEFQQPDHHPTSATRKLCNTNTCKNGKTEPILRGKPKQPVQTPSEKSNTQNFPRGEKKPVNKKVPVSKMAPSQSLDGHHTKPVLASGATNRNQGQDLSSPLTSVPSTSASTVTKRVSLVSVPNPIRSPPTYSNTSVRNPQARHDEKHKGRLSTKRQKWKKKTDSNETKNQLNQVDKVMEKVISLKVVDALPILKPSTSTPTTEQKPTPPTTPFSAYNGSRYNMGENSSVFSSLPISDLDPMGKKRFVAPHVVYQVDKPPEKPCSVTHALSYFPDEENGVTNITGPPKTPPSNVTVVTVEGCPSFVIIDWEKTDNETTEYEVTSSVKSPNGRVVSVVKTNQTHTAVENLTPESSYEFKVTPKNELGSGPSSDSVSFSTESADPRVSEVPTGKNAIWSSFKFEADTYSECTGVQFVKRTWYRKFVGIQLCNSLRYKIYLSDSLKGKFYNIGDETGYGEDHCQFVDSFLDGRTGGLMPQHHLPLKQGYYRAMRQEPVKFGKIGGSTQINYVAWYECGVPIPGSW is encoded by the exons ATGTCAGGCTTCCtgctcctcctcatcctcagcgAGGTCCTACTCCCCAACCTCACCTGTGCATACAGAG TGCGCAGGCAGACCACAAAGGTTCGGATCAGTGCTATAGGAGACACCATCATCCTGAAGTTCCTGCAGCCCGACACTGACACTAGATTGGAGGGCTACATCCTGGGCTATGGCAGCAGCTTGTTCTCCAAACAGTTAATCCAACTCCCTGAGGACGGTGAACCGTATGAAACTGAACTTG ATGCTGAGCCAAAATATCTAGTTGTAGTACAGCCAGtcaaaggagaagagaagaagaaagaatgcACAG GGAAGGAAAGTCTGGAAAAGCCTCTGCATCTGGTGATCGGCTCTGTGACCGAGACATCAGTAATGCTGTCTTGGGGCACGCTGTTAAATACCCTTTCCACTGAAACCAACCCTGATGACTGCATTGAGGATGG TCAGTACACCGTGCGCTACAGAGAGAAGGAGCCCAAAAAGACCTGGAACTTTCAGACTTGTCCTACCAGGGATACAATCATTGACCAACTCAAACCAGAAACACCATATGAGTTCGGGGTCCGAGCAGAATCTCGCAATATCACTGGAGCCTGGAGCCCTCCAGTAATTCACAACACAGCTG CAAGAGATCCAGATATTTATACCCCACTGAAGCCTGAGAACATTCTGAAGCCTAAG AAGCCCATCACTGAAAGCCCTCCAACTTTCTCCCCCATAGTGCCTG TGTCTCAGAGCAAACCAGCTTCCCTTCTCAAACACCCAGAACCTCCTCCTACACAGAGGGCAACTCCGG CGAAAGATCTAGTCTTTCCTAAACCACTGAAACCTGAGAAGCCTCTGGGGCCTAAGATAAATCTGACAAATGCA AAGCCCGTCACAGAAATACCTCAAACGTTCTCTCCATCGGTGCTTG TTCTGCACAGTGTGACTCAGAGCAGATCAGCTTCCCTCCTCAGTTCCTCAGAACCTCCTCCTACACAGAGAGTAACTCAAG ACATTCATAAACCTCGGAAACCTGAGATCTATCTGAGCCCCGAA AAGCCCATAACCGAAAGCCTTCAAACTTTCTCCCCGTCGTTGCCTG TTGTGACTCAGAGCAGACCGACCTCTGTCCTCAGACAACCAGGACCTCCGCCTACACAGAGGGTAATGCAAG TTTTGCCCAATGTGACTGAACGCAGACCATCCCTCCTCCTCAGACACACAGCACCTCCTCCTATACCAAGGGTAACTCTGG GAGCAGGAAGCGATGGCATAAGAACTTCACGTCCTTCTGAAGATTCATTGTTCTTGACCCAGAACTTTACCTCATCTTACACATCAATGATTAATATAGGAAACACAAATACTCTTGAAACTAACCATTCTACTAAATCATCTCTTTTATCTACAACCCTCCAATCACTTCATTCAACCCAAACTACACTGATCACAAGTAAAACTCTATTCAACACTCCCAAATCACAGACCGACAGAATCAAGACTGTATCTAGCACAAGCAAAGCAAAACTCAACGCAACCCAAAAGATAAAGACCCAACTTCACAACAAAATTCATCCCCAACCTGAGGCCAGCACCACAACATTCAGCACAACTACCCAGACCACACATAATATGGACAAATACCCGATTAGTACAGACCACCCCAAGACCAGGTCACCCCAACCCTATACAATTCAGCCTACAACAAGTATAACCCAACACAACACAGCCAAAGACCAACTCAAAATTACTCAAAACAAGTTTACAACACTTGAACCCATCACATCTCAATCTCAATTGGATATAACTCATCCTAAAGCCATTGCAACCCAATCGCCACCCCACACAATTCGACCCCAATTTATTACAATCCAATCCCAATCTCATAAAACTCATCTGAAACCAACTGCAAGCCAATCTCCACCCCAAACAATCCAACCCCAATCTATTACAACCCAATCCCATAAAACTGATCCCAAACCAACTGCAAGCCAATCTCCACCCCAAACAATCCAACCACAATCTATTACAACCCAATCCCATAAAACTGATCCCAAACCAACTGCAAGCCAATCTCCACCCCAAACAATCCAACCACAATCTATTACAACCCAATCCCATAAAACTGATCCCACACCCACTGCAAGCCAATCTCCACCCCAAACAATCCAACCCCAATCTATTACAACCCAATCCCATAAAACTGATCCCAAACCCACTACAAGCCAATCTCCACCCCTCTCAACTAAACCCCAAACTAACACAGTAAAAGACTACCCAAAAACAGGCCAACCACAACCCATAACAATCCTGTCTCAACCCCTCTCAGCCCAAACCCAATCTATTGCAATCTCAGCCCATCCTCGATCACTACTCAATGCAACTCAAATCCCAAACAGCACATTAATACACTACCCAGGAACAACAACTCAAACTCAGGCCCCCAAAACACAATTTCAGCCCCACCCAATACAACCACAGCCTGACAGAATCCTACCCAAATACAAAAAACCCCATGTCATTACAACTGAATATACAACAAAAtcccaaacaaaaacaatgcgaCCCAGACTGACCACAacccaaaccaaaccaaaaaaaaaacaacaaaagtccAGACCACACCAATACCGCACAGCTCAACCCCAAACAACCACAACCCAATCCAGTACAGCTAAATCACAAGCTAACGTCAGGTCCCATCAACAACACAATTATATAATCAACCCAAAGTCTACTCATGAACCAAATACGCACCATCAGTTTAGCACAACCttagaaacaacaacaacaacaacattaagcaCTGAATTTCAACAGCCTGACCATCACCCAACAAGTGCTACAAGAAAACTTTGTAACACCAACACATGCAAAAACGGTAAAACTGAGCCTATCCTCAGGGGTAAGCCAAAGCAACCTGTACAAACACCTTCAGAAAAATCTAACACACAAAACTTTCCTCGGGGTGAAAAGAAGCCGGTCAACAAGAAGGTCCCAGTCAGCAAAATGG CTCCGAGCCAATCACTGGATGGACACCATACAAAGCCTGTTCTTGCCAGTGGGGCAACGAATAGGAACCAGG GCCAAGATCTGTCTTCACCTTTGACTTCTGTGCCAAGCACCTCAGCATCTACAGTTACGAAGCGAGTCTCTCTGGTATCTGTTCCTAATCCAATAAGGTCACCGCCTACCTACTCAAACACCTCGGTCAGGAATCCACAGG CACGCCATGATGAGAAACATAAGGGGAGGTTATCGACCAAACGTcagaagtggaaaaaaaagactg ATTCAAATGAAACCAAGAACCAGCTAAACCAGGTGGACAAAGTTATGG aGAAAGTAATCAGTTTGAAGGTGGTGGATGCACTACCTATTCTGAAACCTTCAACTTCTACTCCTACCACCGAGCAAAagccaacaccaccaacaacaccaTTTTCTGCCTATAATG GTAGCCGGTATAACATGGGTGAAAACTCCTCTGTATTCAGTTCTCTTCCTATCTCAGATCTGGACCCAATGGGAAAGAAACGCTTTGTAG CACCTCATGTGGTCTATCAGGTAGACAAGCCTCCAGAAAAGCCGTGTTCTGTCACTCACGCTCTCAGCTACTTTCCTGATGAGGAGAATGGGGTAACAAACATCACAGGCCCACCCAAGACTCCCCCTAGCAACGTCACTGTGGTTACTGTGGAAGGATGTCCCTCATTCGTTATAATAGACTGGGAAAAAACAGACAATGAGACAACAG AATATGAGGTCACTTCCTCTGTTAAAAGTCCAAATGGACGCGTCGTATCTGTTGTAAAAACCAATCAGACACATACAGCTGTGGAAAACCTGACACCAGAGAGCAG ttacgAGTTCAAAGTAACACCAAAGAATGAGCTTGGTTCAGGACCCTCCAGTGACTCGGTATCCTTCAGCACTGAGTCAG CGGACCCTCGGGTGAGCGAAGTTCCAACTG